TCAGAAAACTGATGTAGGATCAAAAGACCAAAGACCAAAGATTGCCGGTAACTGTAGAGCTGcagtgctttttttccccccctcgTTTCTAATTAGATTTGGCAAAAATGGAATATTTTTGAGATGACTGTGACTTAAATACTTATATTACATTAACAAATTTGCGTCTACTCTTtgaaggaaataaatatttcatacttTCACCTCTGAAGACATTCAAGCTGAAGGAGGAAATCATAGATGCAATCTTTCAACAAACTCCACCTCAACTGGTGCAGACCGTGGAGGAGTGTGACgtcattttggttttatgtgttattgtttCAAGGACAGGAACTAACATCGATGCTGCACTGAATGAACTTAACTCTCTCTCAGGTCATGTGCTATTAGTGCATGTATTACgtaatattatttgattatCTCAAGTTATTGTACCCATTTTAGCAGTGATTAAATGTGACAAATATTTGATCACTCCACTTTAACAGAATCTAAACCAGCTGTTTTCGTGGTGCTTCATCACACATTTGACCCGGAGAAGATTGTGCCAGACAGCAGCAGTTATGTGAGCAGAGAGAATACACTCACAGTGGACTGTCTCTTCCGCGAGGACGAAGGACTCCTGAAGTGCGTGAGGAATCAAGACGCTCAGGCCAGAATCTGCCAATGGCTGCAACCACAAGTATGCAGTTTTTCAGCATAAAAGATAACTATTAAACAAGTATAATGAATGATTCTTTCACGTTCACAATTTTTATCTAAATAAGTATTGCAAAAATATCATCATGAACATTACAATACTCACgctaatatattttatgcttatttagAGACGGTCTAcactgcattaaataattaaatacgaTCATATACACAGCATAATTAGTTTTCATAAGCAGTGCTTTTATGTTCCATTAAATGAATATCTTACAAACGATGCTTTTCTGACAGGACATACAAGACATAGAAGAGATATCCACTTCCAGTGAGTGTGATTTTTGTTGGatattatatttactgtatattcaattatttctgtgaattgtgtaatttataaaataaagttaattgtcttacttttaaaaatatttgactttGCCTGATGATGCCTAATcgttcatatatattttttctagaTGAAAGTGATATAATTATTGCATCAGAACTTATGCTTGTCCTGCTGGGCAAGTCTGTGCGTGAGAAGACTGCGGTTGAACGCTTGATACTCGGCAGACAGGAGAGTCGGTGCGATCCAGCTCCAGCTCCCCTGAAGAAGATGACAGTAGATACTGAAGAGGTGGACGGGGAACAGGTGGCTGTGATCAACACTCCTGACTCCTGGTTCAACTCCTCGATTTCCATAgaggaaatgaaacaaaaaatacacttcTGTATCGACATGTCTTCTAGAGGACCGTACGCTTTACTGCTAGTCATACCAGTAAAACAGTTTTGTCAAATGAAGAGTGAGATTTTGGAgatttttaaaaccaaattcTATAAGAGGGTTATGCTCCTTTTCACTGCTACTAATGAACAAGAAGAGCAAGAGATCAAAAAAGATAATCTCGAGGAGCTAATGAATGCTTGTGGTTTTGATTGTTTTCATGTCCTGAACATTAGTCAGATTGGGAATAGAGCTCAGGTTTCAGAGCTGCTGAAGAAGGTAGAGAAGATAGTGAAAGGAGATTGTAAAGTCTGTGAGATGAGCAAAACTCGGATTGAGGAGATTGAGGAAGTTATTACAAATCGTAAACAGGTAAGCGTAGGAGAGATGAAGAACTACATTAAGGTGACACTGCCAAATTTGACGCGCACAGTTTGGATAGCAGAAGAAGAGTCTAGCGATATTAGTGAATCTTATGTGATGCTTTAGAGGCCTGGAAAATTATTGTAGGAAGTCGAGTGTTTATATTATTCAGTTTGCATGTTAAATGATGCTTTAAAAATCTACAGAAATGCAGAATATAtgtttaaaagctaaaatatgaTGATGAAGCTGAACGTTAGGGTGATGGAGGGGCCAAATATTTCTTTAGACCTGAATCCTATTGAGCACATGTGGGCATCCTTAAGAGGAAGATGGAGGAACACCATGTGTCTAACATCCAGCAGCTCTGGAGGAACATATACTAAAgcataaatattgttaaatgctaaaattgttGCTGATATGTATAGGGGTTTACTCACTTTTGTGGGATTTTGTATATGTAGTATccttaacatgaaataaatgtatttcaaacacCTCTAAGCATACGTATTTTTCACTTGTGTTTGATAATATCAAAGGCTCAgttcttataaaataaaatactcgTTCAACTTTAAATACTCTCCCCTGTAGCTCCTACATTTTTAGTTGCATTGACACATTCAAATAAGGGACATCTGTTAAGATAAAGgataaatgctatttatatgtaaaatgtttttcaagttAAGTAAATAGAGTCACAaaattgttgtaattattatgatggcttttttcatacattaatataaaattgtcccaataatactattaatattatttataactatATTGCATATTCAAAGATATCAGTCCAGTAACAGGACAACTAGTCAACAGAGCTGTTGATACCCAAAACGAGGGTTTAACAGTCTTATATAAGTCAAGATGTTGACCGAGAAAAGCCAGAAAAGAGCTGAAGCAGGAAACGAAGTGATAATGGTAAAAAAGTAACAGAGTTTATTGAACAGTTTTAGCTGCGTCTGTCTCAATGTTCAAACTTCATGTGACCAGTACAGATTCAGCATGTACTGTTATATGAAAAAATGCTTAAGGACAACATCTCATAAACCTTGGGTTTCCATAAACATTCCCCTTATCTCTCTCTGTGCATACAGACAAAACAGTTCACCAAACCGCACaacaatgaaaatacataaGCAAGGACAAATCAGTAAGAAATATATAGAAACATAATAAACgagtgaatgaataaacaacaaaaatataatttaaaaaaatattaatcacatccaaaataaacctttttgtttatatgtgttcTGGCTATATAAATACCCACACgtgcatgtacatatttcagaataaagtgtaaatacatagctactgtatgtgtgtgtatttatatatacatacacagtacagtacatacacatttatcacgtaaacatttattatggtCCTAGAGTATAGTGTACATGTATCTCCACATTATGCTCGTTGGATGCCGTCAAATAAGGCCAGGTCGGATATTCGATCTGTTCCAGCAGTTATTTCCAACTAAGAGGAGGGAAAAATCCCAATTTGGAGTCGTCTGGAACAGCATTTGAGGATAAGGTGTTCCCTCAAAGCGTCAGCAACGTTTCTGGGAAAGTTACGACATATTCATAAGAACAGAAGCGAGGCCCGTACGGTGACGTTCCTTGCCTTGTTTTCACACGTTTGCAGCGCTACATTCCTGCTATGCAGATTCGTGACACATGCActatttttcactgtgtgtatttattttattattattattattattattattattattattattattattattattatatatatatatattgcgtTTCCTGTTTATCACGAAAGGTGCAAGTGACAAAAAACGAAACTTGTGACGGAACGTCTAAACGAAAGTGAAAACTGCATCGTTTTGGTCGATAACATTTCGGGTGAGTAGCAGCAGACCATTTACTTTTATTCTCGTTTTTTTTCGTGTAGGCTTATTTAATACATGCACGTCTGATAAACTGTTGTGAATTCTGTATAGTCTATCACGAATGAATCATTTCACGAGCGCTGTTATGGGCCTGTCGACATCAGAGAAGACATTTTCGTCGAAAAAGTCTGAAGGCCTTATAGCTTTTATCACACGACCATTTATTATTGTACTATTGCATTAgattttttgtctttgcttaTGTTAGTAAAAAAGTCAATGGGCATATTTTATTGGTGTAGCGACTTTTGGTGTACGTTTTCCTTTAACAGTGGCTTCATTTGAATCGTATGGGTAATTTTTAGTAGGCTATATATATTTGGAACAATCATAATCTAAACTATTTTATACATTGAAAATGatgatcaaaaatattattctgTCAATTTCAGAACTAGACTTAAAATGGCTCATGCAACAAACGCCGAAGAACCGAGAGACCATTTTCCTACAACTGGTAATAACTGTACAGCTTTAGTGCTTTTCTAATTAGAGAACAATTGAAGTCTTTTCAGATGACTGTGACTTATACGAAATAAGTTACATTAACCAATGCTTTTCTTCCTCttgaaaggaaataaatatttcatcctTTCACCTGGGATATTTAAGCCTAAAGAGGACATCATAAGAAAAGCCTTTGGACACATATCAGGTCAACTGGTGCATACCGTGGAGGAGTGCAACgtcattttggttttatgtGTTATCGCTTCAAGGGCAGGAACTGACATCGATGCTGCACTGAATGAACTTAACTCTCATTCAAGTAATTGCAT
This genomic interval from Puntigrus tetrazona isolate hp1 chromosome 5, ASM1883169v1, whole genome shotgun sequence contains the following:
- the LOC122345143 gene encoding uncharacterized protein LOC122345143; this encodes MAQKTDVGSKDQRPKIAGNKYFILSPLKTFKLKEEIIDAIFQQTPPQLVQTVEECDVILVLCVIVSRTGTNIDAALNELNSLSESKPAVFVVLHHTFDPEKIVPDSSSYVSRENTLTVDCLFREDEGLLKCVRNQDAQARICQWLQPQDIQDIEEISTSNESDIIIASELMLVLLGKSVREKTAVERLILGRQESRCDPAPAPLKKMTVDTEEVDGEQVAVINTPDSWFNSSISIEEMKQKIHFCIDMSSRGPYALLLVIPVKQFCQMKSEILEIFKTKFYKRVMLLFTATNEQEEQEIKKDNLEELMNACGFDCFHVLNISQIGNRAQVSELLKKVEKIVKGDCKVCEMSKTRIEEIEEVITNRKQVSVGEMKNYIKVTLPNLTRTVWIAEEESSDISESYVML